DNA sequence from the Nitrospirota bacterium genome:
GTTAAAGCCAAAGAAAAAGGCCACGACAACCAGGAAAACAAAGGCTGTTGCAACCAGAAAGACAAAAATTACTGCAATCAAAAAAAGAAAAACAGCTGCAACCGGGAAGACAAAGACTGCTACGGCAAAAAAAAGAAAGAAGTAATTATTCTTCCTCTATGAGAGTGCTCTGAATAATTACAACGAAAAAAAGAGATGAAACTTGGAGATGCCGGTGAGCTTGAAGTATTGGAGAGGCTGAGGAAACGTTTTACTTCCAGCTCTGAGGACGTAATTGTCGGCATAGGTGATGATGCAGCAGCCCTGGACATTCAGGGCCACACACTGCTTATAAGTACTGATACCATGACCGAGGGGATACACTTTGATCTTGCCCTCGTTACACCTTATCAGATTGGCTTCAAACTCATCTCCTCCAATGTAAGCGATATATTTGCAATGGGAGGAAGACCGAGGTGGTCCCTTCTGAACATGACAATCCCTTCTGATACTGAAGATGGTTTTTTTGATAACTTTCTTGAGGGCATTTCATCTGGGATAAAGAGGTACGGACTGGACCTGGTAGGAGGAGATATTACAGGGAGCAGATCCTCCTTTACTGTTTCACTCACGATTTCGGGCATGCCGGAAAAGAGGGTTATCAGAAGGTCAGGCGCCTCTGCCGGAGACAGGGTTTATCTCTCAGGCCCTGTTGGAGAGGCATCGTGCGGACTGGAACTCCTTAAGAGACTCGGTCGTTCTGTAAGTCTGGAAAGTGGTGAAGAGCTGCGCCTCTCACTGAAATGGGAGAGCGTAGAGCCGGTATTGAAGCGATTCCTTTTGCCCGAAGCATGCGGGGTCTCTGAATGCCTGGAATATATAACCTCCATGATAGATATAAGTGACGGGCTTTTCCTTGACCTTACAAGGCTCTGCCGGGAGAGTTCTGTCGGTGTAAGACTTTACGAAGAGAAGATACCCGTAACAGAGGCCCTCAGGGAGGTTTCAGCCTTCCTTGGCAAGGCCCCCTACGGATTCATAACCTCCGGAGGGGAGGATTATCAGCAGCTATTTACATCCGGCAAGCAACTCTCCATGTTTACGGAGATAGGAGAGATAATGGACAGGGGCTTGTATATTATCAGAAAAGATGGTTCTGAGGAAGAAATAAGACCGGAAGGGTACCAGCACTTTGTCTTTCAGTGACAGGTTAAGAATAATATTCAGTGTCAAGGAGACACCTGAGAAGATCGCCCTTGCCTTTGCCGTGGGGATTTTTGTCGGGATTTCGCCTTTTCTCGGGCTTCACACCCTGATGGCCATAGCCTTTGCCTCTGTTTTAAAATTGAACAAACTGGTAACACTTGCAGGTGCTTTTGTAACAAACCCTTTTACCATCATTCCCATTTACAGCTTTGCCACATGGATGGGAATCAAGATGACCGGACATGAAAACACACTCTCGCAGACAAATTTTAAAGAGATAACCATCATCAATATCTTCAGTATACTGAGGGAACTCATCCTGCCCTTCTTTGTGGGCACCATCGTCTTCGGCCTGATAGCAGGCGCCCTCTCTTACCTGTTTGTCTATTACATACTGAAACGCATGAGGGAGGTTTAAAATATATGGAGGGATGGAGGGATGAAGATCTTCAATCCTCCCCGGTTAAAGACTCATACCCGCTGATAATCTCAATCACCTCTGCCGTAACCTCCTCCTGCCGGACGTAGTTGTAAAGAGTGGTGAGCTCATCCATCTTCTTATCTATATTCTGAACCGCAGAGTCCATACTCCTGAGCCTGCTTGAATTCTCACTTGCAAGGCTTTCGGCGTAGGCCCTGTAAAGCGATATAAGAAGGTGCTCCTCAACAAGCCTTTCAATTACATCCTCAGGATTCATATAAATAAGGGGCTCTTTTATACTTGCCTTTCTCTTTGCAAACTTTCCCAAATCCGGGGGAAGGACCCTGTTACTTATGATCCTGTATTCACCGACCCTCCTGTGAAATGCAAATATCACGGATAGTTCGTCAAAGGAACCCTTCCTGTACAGTTCATATAACTCAACGGTCAGGTTCATTACCTTTATATCTATCCCGTCAACACTCACCGGACCCTTTAGTGCCTTTATTACCGGCAAGCCCCTTGAGAATGCCTCGTCCTGCCCCCTCTTTCCTGAAATTATAAAAACAGCCTTTGAGATATCCTGCAGACCCTGACAGTAATCGAGCAATCTCTCATTAAATGTTCCGCAGAGGCCCTGTTCAGAGGTGAAAACCACATATGCGGTCTTCCTGCCAACAGGAATTGATACCTCCGCGAGGTATGGAAAATGATACAGTATCTCTCCCATGGACTGATGGACATGGTCATTGTACATCCTGATTGTTGGCAGCAGTCTCTCAACCTTTCTGACCGTAAGGGTGGCAAGCGCCTTCATGGAGTTGACAATCTCATGAATCGTCTTCAGGTTCTCAATTTTACGTTCCAGCTCAAGTGACCCTGCCATGTTCAGTGGACCCTCTCCAATGCCTTCTCTATCAGGGACCTTAACTCAATCTGATGAGATTCCGTAAGGTCTCCTGATGTCTGTATGTCCTCAATAAGCCTGCCACCCTCCTTTTTGATCTCTTTAAGGAGTGCCGGGATATAGCCATGAACCTTTTCAAGTGCAACATCATCGAGATACCCCTCATTCAGGATAAAGAAGGACATGACCTGTTCAAAGAGGCTCAGCGAGGAGTATCTTGGTTGCTTTAAAACCTCTCTCAGCCGCTGGCCCCTTCTGATAAGTTTGGCAGTCTTCTCTTCAACCCGTGCACCGAACCGGGTGAATATCTCAACCTCCAGGAACTGTGCGTAATCAAGCTTTAACTTCTCGGCCACCTTTCGCATGGCAGCCACCTGGGTCTTGCCGCCAATACGTGACACGGAGCGCCTGACGTCAATGGGGGGCAAAACCCCCTTGTTGAAGAGCCCCCGGTCAAGCACTATCTGTCCATCGGTTATAGAGATGAGGTTTGTAGAGATATAACCCGATATCCTGCCCGCATACATCTCTGCTATCGGCAAGGCTGTGATGGAGCCGCCTCCAATGGAGTCATGCCGCCTTGCAGCCCGTTCAAGGAGCCTGGAGTGGATGTAAAAAACATCTCCGGGAAAGGCCTCCCTGCCCGGGGTCCTTCTGAGCAAAAGGGAAAGCCCCCTGTAGGCATTGGCATGTTTTGTAAGATCATCATACACCACAAGGGTATCCCTGCCGCTGTCCATGAAGAATTCAGCCACAGCGCATCCTGAATATGGGGCAAGGAATCTCATTGCAGGTGAAGTATCCGCATCCGCGGCCACAACAACAGTATATTTCATCGAGTCATGCCTCTGCAGGTCTTCAATGACCCTTGCAATCTGTGCCTTTTTCTGACCTATAGCCACATAAACACATATGACATCGCCACCTTTCTGATTAACAATGGCATCCAGGGCAATGGATGTCTTGCCTGTACCGCTGTCACCAATGATAAGCTCTCTCTGCCCTCGTCCAATGGGGAGCATGGAGTCTATTATCTTTATGCCTGTGTACAGGGGTTCCCGGACAAAATCCCTCTCTATTATGGGAAGTGCCTCTCTTTCAATCGGATAATGCAGCCGCTCTTCTATCTCCCCAAGGTCATCAAGGGGGCTGCCAAGGGGATCTATTACACGGCCAAGGAGTTCCTCTCCTACAGGCAATGAAGCCACCCTGCCGGTAAGACCCACCTTGCTGCCGGCACTTACAAGAGAATAATCACCCAGGATCACAACATCAATAAATCTTCTGTCCATCCCGAAGACTATTCCGTGAATATCCTCTTCAAAACCCAGCAGCTCATAGTAGCCGGCATCCGGAAGACCTTCAACCCTGGCCACACCGTCACCAATATCAACAACAACACCCTCCTGTGCAATACGCACATCGAACCTGAGCTTACGTACTTCCTTCTCAATAGATTCAAGCAGCTCCTTAATATTTAGCGTCTCTTCCATGGAAATCCATTATCCTTTCCAGCGATAAAACAGCTTTGGGCTCAGCTTTCTTTTTTCAGCTTCTCGGCAATGGCATCAAGATTACCCCTCAGGGTGCCATCGAAAATATGCCCGTCTATCTTCAGCCTTATTCCTGCAATCAGGGAAGTGTCCTGACGCTCAACCAGATTAATACGGCAGTTCAGTATCTCCTGCAAGGAAGACCTTAGCTCCTCTATCTGGTCGCTGCTCAGCGGACGTGCAGAGTATATCTCTGTACGGCAACTGCCGTCCTTCACCACCTCCGAGAGCCTTTGCACTTCTTCCTGCGGAAGGTTTTCAAGCCTCTCCAGAACCATCTTCAGCAACCTTTCCTGCAGCAGGTCGTCCGAGATATCCGACATCAGTCTGCCGGCCATTTCAACCGATAATGAAATAACCCGTTCCTTTATCTCTTCAAGGGCCCTCAGTTTCTCCTGCCTGATGAACCTGACGGTCTTTTTTCTCTCGGTCTCTATCTCCTCCATCGCCTCCTTTATAATCCTCTCCCTCTCCTTCAGTGCCTCCACCCTTGCATCTTCAAGATAACCGGCCTTTACCTTCTCAAGCTCTTTAAGACCATTCTCATACTCGTCCCTGAGTTGAGCCACCTCCTTCTGTGTTCTTTCAATCTCATCCCTTACCGTCCTTATCTCTCTTTCCCTCTGCTGCAGGATATTCTTTACAGGTCTGAAGAGCACCCTGTAAAGGATATAGACCACGGCAATAAAGTTTAAAATCTCAAATATGAATGTCCAGAAATTAAACATGCCCCTATTT
Encoded proteins:
- a CDS encoding FoF1 ATP synthase subunit gamma; the protein is MAGSLELERKIENLKTIHEIVNSMKALATLTVRKVERLLPTIRMYNDHVHQSMGEILYHFPYLAEVSIPVGRKTAYVVFTSEQGLCGTFNERLLDYCQGLQDISKAVFIISGKRGQDEAFSRGLPVIKALKGPVSVDGIDIKVMNLTVELYELYRKGSFDELSVIFAFHRRVGEYRIISNRVLPPDLGKFAKRKASIKEPLIYMNPEDVIERLVEEHLLISLYRAYAESLASENSSRLRSMDSAVQNIDKKMDELTTLYNYVRQEEVTAEVIEIISGYESLTGED
- a CDS encoding DUF2062 domain-containing protein: MSFSDRLRIIFSVKETPEKIALAFAVGIFVGISPFLGLHTLMAIAFASVLKLNKLVTLAGAFVTNPFTIIPIYSFATWMGIKMTGHENTLSQTNFKEITIINIFSILRELILPFFVGTIVFGLIAGALSYLFVYYILKRMREV
- a CDS encoding F0F1 ATP synthase subunit alpha → MEETLNIKELLESIEKEVRKLRFDVRIAQEGVVVDIGDGVARVEGLPDAGYYELLGFEEDIHGIVFGMDRRFIDVVILGDYSLVSAGSKVGLTGRVASLPVGEELLGRVIDPLGSPLDDLGEIEERLHYPIEREALPIIERDFVREPLYTGIKIIDSMLPIGRGQRELIIGDSGTGKTSIALDAIVNQKGGDVICVYVAIGQKKAQIARVIEDLQRHDSMKYTVVVAADADTSPAMRFLAPYSGCAVAEFFMDSGRDTLVVYDDLTKHANAYRGLSLLLRRTPGREAFPGDVFYIHSRLLERAARRHDSIGGGSITALPIAEMYAGRISGYISTNLISITDGQIVLDRGLFNKGVLPPIDVRRSVSRIGGKTQVAAMRKVAEKLKLDYAQFLEVEIFTRFGARVEEKTAKLIRRGQRLREVLKQPRYSSLSLFEQVMSFFILNEGYLDDVALEKVHGYIPALLKEIKKEGGRLIEDIQTSGDLTESHQIELRSLIEKALERVH
- a CDS encoding F0F1 ATP synthase subunit delta produces the protein MFNFWTFIFEILNFIAVVYILYRVLFRPVKNILQQREREIRTVRDEIERTQKEVAQLRDEYENGLKELEKVKAGYLEDARVEALKERERIIKEAMEEIETERKKTVRFIRQEKLRALEEIKERVISLSVEMAGRLMSDISDDLLQERLLKMVLERLENLPQEEVQRLSEVVKDGSCRTEIYSARPLSSDQIEELRSSLQEILNCRINLVERQDTSLIAGIRLKIDGHIFDGTLRGNLDAIAEKLKKES
- the thiL gene encoding thiamine-phosphate kinase encodes the protein MKLGDAGELEVLERLRKRFTSSSEDVIVGIGDDAAALDIQGHTLLISTDTMTEGIHFDLALVTPYQIGFKLISSNVSDIFAMGGRPRWSLLNMTIPSDTEDGFFDNFLEGISSGIKRYGLDLVGGDITGSRSSFTVSLTISGMPEKRVIRRSGASAGDRVYLSGPVGEASCGLELLKRLGRSVSLESGEELRLSLKWESVEPVLKRFLLPEACGVSECLEYITSMIDISDGLFLDLTRLCRESSVGVRLYEEKIPVTEALREVSAFLGKAPYGFITSGGEDYQQLFTSGKQLSMFTEIGEIMDRGLYIIRKDGSEEEIRPEGYQHFVFQ